A genomic region of Seriola aureovittata isolate HTS-2021-v1 ecotype China chromosome 21, ASM2101889v1, whole genome shotgun sequence contains the following coding sequences:
- the LOC130162878 gene encoding integrin beta-3-like has translation MGALPAQRQLWMCVLIFTGITEVCASNVCTSRGASTCKQCLAVHPSCAWCFQEDFGQGVASSSRCDLKSNLVAAGCALSGLEYPTSKLQVIEDRPLSNKAAGATQDVTQIKPQKLHITLRPDDAKRFTVKVRQVEDYPVDLYYLMDLSYSMNDDLFRLRTLGKGLAEAMNRTTSNLRMGFGAFVDKPLSPYMYISPKEAVMNPCYSINTTCLPQFGYKHVLSLTEEVGRFTEEVKKQMVSRNRDAPEGGFDAIIQAAVCKKQIGWRPGASHLLIFTSDAKTHVALDGRLAGIVQPNDGQCHLNSDNMYSMSTTMDYPSLALITEKMSENNINLIFAVTNPVVPLYQNYSELIPGTTVGTLSNDSGNVIQLIQKAYAKIRSKVELELQGIPEELSLSFNATCLNGELIPGLKSCSGLKVGDTVSFSVEARARGCPKQKKKTFIIKPVGFKDSLSITVTFECDCKCQAKAQPLSPKCHYGNGTYECGICLCHPGRLGPHCECAEGDYNPTEQDRCSGHHSAICSGRGDCVCGQCVCHSSDFGKVWGKLCECDDFNCLRYKGELCSGHGVCNCGFCQCAPDWQGENCNCSRRTDTCMSNLGLLCSGRGQCVCGACECTQPGAYGATCDKCPTCPDACTMKKECVECKHFKRGKLFEDNTCSRICKDEIQLVDELVLHDTNAVNCTYKDEDDCVEHFQYYEDASGKSILFVVKEPDCPKGPDILVVLLSVAGAILFLGLAALLIWKLLVTIHDRREFAKFEEERARAKWDTGHNPLYKGATSTFTNITYRGKD, from the exons GACTTTGGCCAGGGAGTTGCCAGTTCCTCCCGCTGTGACCTGAAGAGTAACCTGGTGGCGGCGGGCTGTGCTCTGTCGGGCCTGGAGTATCCAACCAGCAAATTGCAGGTGATCGAGGACCGGCCCCTCAGCAACAAGGCAGCGGGGGCCACACAAGATGTCACACAGATCAAGCCCCAGAAACTCCACATCACCCTCAGGCCAG ATGATGCTAAGCGCTTCACAGTGAAGGTGCGTCAGGTAGAGGACTACCCCGTGGATCTCTACTACCTCATGGACCTCTCTTACTCCATGAATGATGATCTCTTCCGCCTGAGGACGCTGGGGAAAGGCCTGGCCGAGGCCATGAACCGCACCACCAGCAACCTCCGCATGGGCTTTGGGGCGTTTGTGGACAAGCCGCTCTCACCTTACATGTACATCTCCCCCAAAGAGGCTGTGATGAACCCCTGCTACAg cataAACACCACCTGTCTGCCCCAGTTTGGCTACAAGCACGTCCTGTCTCTGACGGAGGAAGTGGGCCGCTtcacagaggaagtgaagaagCAGATGGTGTCCAGGAACCGAGATGCCCCGGAGGGAGGCTTTGATGCCATCATCCAGGCTGCTGTGTGCAAG AAGCAGATCGGCTGGCGTCCTGGTGCTTCCCATCTTCTGATCTTCACTTCGGACGCAAAGACTCATGTGGCTCTGGATGGTCGTCTGGCAGGAATCGTGCAACCCAACGACGGGCAGTGCCACCTCAACTCTGACAATATGTACAGCATGTCTACCACCATG GATTACCCATCTCTCGCTCTGATCACAGAGAAGATGTCGGAAAACAATATCAACCTCATCTTTGCTGTCACCAATCCTGTGGTTCCTCTGTACCAG AACTACAGCGAGCTGATTCCTGGTACCACAGTAGGAACACTGTCCAACGACTCGGGCAATGTTATTCAGCTCATTCAGAAGGCCTATGCT AAAATTCGTTCCAAGGTGGAGCTGGAGCTCCAAGGCATCCCAGAGGAGCTGTCCCTGTCCTTTAACGCCACCTGTCTGAATGGAGAGCTCATCCCTGGCCTCAAGTCCTGCTCTGGGCTCAAAGTAGGAGATACG GTGTCTTTCAGTGTGGAGGCCAGAGCTCGCGGTTGCCccaagcagaagaagaaaaccttCATAATTAAGCCTGTGGGCTTCAAGGACTCCCTCTCCATCACCGTCACCTTCGAGTGCGACTGCAAGTGCCAGGCTAAAGCCCAGCCCCTCAGCCCCAAATGTCACTATGGCAACGGTACCTACGAGTGTGGCATCTGCCTGTGCCACCCGGGTCGCTTGGGGCCGCACTGTGAGTGTGCAGAGGGCGACTATAATCCCACAGAGCAAGACCGCTGCAGTGGGCACCACTCTGCCATCTGCAGCGGCCGCGGAGACTGTGTGTGCGGCCAGTGTGTGTGCCACAGCAGTGACTTTGGGAAAGTCTGGGGCAAGCTGTGCGAGTGTGATGACTTCAACTGCCTGCGCTATAAGGGGGAGCTCTGCTCAG GCCACGGTGTCTGTAACTGTGGCTTCTGCCAGTGTGCACCAGACTGGCAAGGTGAGAACTGCAACTGCTCCAGACGTACTGACACCTGTATGTCCAACCTGGGTCTGCTGTGCAGCGGGAGGGGCCAGTGTGTGTGCGGGGCCTGTGAGTGCACCCAGCCCGGGGCGTACGGGGCCACATGTGACAAGTGTCCCACCTGCCCTGACGCCTGTACCATGAAGAA GGAGTGTGTGGAGTGTAAGCACTTCAAGAGGGGCAAGCTGTTTGAGGACAACACCTGCTCTCGAATCTGCAAGGATGAAATCCAGCTAGTGGATGAATTAG tgctCCATGACACAAATGCTGTGAACTGCACTTACAAAGATGAGGATGATTGCGTGGAGCATTTCCAGTACTATGAAGACGCCAGTGGCAAGTCCATCTTGTTTGTCGTCAAAGAGCCCG ACTGCCCAAAGGGTCCAGACATTTTGGTGGTGCTTCTGTCAGTGGCGGGAGCCATCTTGTTCCTCGGCCTGGCGGCTCTGCTTATCTGGAAACTGTTGGTCACCATCCATGACAGACGGGAGTTCGCCAAATTTGAGGAAGAACGCGCTCGTGCCAAGTGGGACACG GGACACAATCCTCTCTACAAAGGAGCCACCTCTACCTTCACAAACATCACGTACAGAGGAAAAGACTGA
- the LOC130162122 gene encoding serine/threonine-protein kinase tousled-like 2 isoform X1 — protein MMEGLHSQAISLDPRRQELLEARFTGVGVAKSSANSESSNQSLCSAGSLSDRELETPEKKANDQRSRKRKGDIYDSNSQGKGRGHKISDYFEFAGSSGSGTSPARGIPMLVRSSPQHSLSNPLFQHGSPSSTGSAHTDSSSCSSVKTAPTHFCSHKAIQSELTLLKLTALEKDKNSDLEQKEGRIDDLLRANCDLRRQIDEQQKMLERYKERLNKCVTMSKKLLIEKSKQEKLACRDKSMQDRLRLGHFTTVRHGASFTEQWTDGYAFQNLIKQQERINSQREDIERQRKLLGKRKPPSMAQTPPPSLEQNKRKSRSNGQENETLSLAEYHEQEEIFKLRIGHLKKEEAEIQAELEHLERVRNLHIRELKRIHNEDNSQFKDHPTLNDRYLLLHLLGRGGFSEVFKAFDLTEQRYVAIKIHQLNKNWREEKKENYHKHACREYRIHKELDHPRIVKLYDYFSLDTDSFCTVLEYCEGNDLDFYLKQNKLMTEKEGRSIVMQIVNALKYLNQIRPPIIHYDLKPGNILLVNGTACGEIKITDFGLSKIMDDDSYNSADGMELTSQGAGTYWYLPPECFVVGKEPPKISNKVDVWSVGVIFYQSLYGRKPFGHNQSQQDILQENTILKATEVQFPPKPVVTTEAKAFIRRCLAYHKEDRVDVLQLASDPFLMPHIRRALGSSTPLAPPIPSTSSCYSSSASD, from the exons ATGATGGAAGGACTTCATAGCCAGGCTATAAGCCTGGACCCACGCAGGCAGGAACTGCTTGAGGCTCGCTTCACAGGAGTTGGTGTGGCCAAG AGTTCAGCCAACAGCGAATCATCAAACCAGTCTCTGTGTAGTGCGGGATCACTGAGTGACAGGGAACTGGAG ACACCAGAGAAGAAGGCCAATGACCAGagaagcaggaagagaaaaggagacatCTATGACAGCAATAGCCAGG GTAAAGGAAGAGGACACAAAATAAGTGATTATTTTGAG TTTGCTGGTAGCAGTGGCTCTGGCACCAGTCCTGCCCGGGGTATCCCCATGCTGGTGCGCTCCTCTCCACAGCACTCACTGTCTAATCCTCTG TTTCAGCACGGCAGTCCTTCGTCCACAGGCTCAGCCCACACAGACTCTTCATCTTGCAGCTCTGTTAAGACAGCCCCCACACACTTCTGCTCACACAAAGCCATCCAG TCAGAACTGACACTGCTGAAACTGACAGCACTGGAGAAGGACAAGAACTCAGACCTGGAGCAGAAAGAGGGGAGGATAGATGACCTGCTGAGG GCTAACTGTGACTTGAGGCGGCAGATAGACGAGCAGCAGAAGATGCTGGAGCGCTACAAGGAACGGCTTAACAAGTGTGTGACCATGAGCAAGAAGCTGCTAATTGAGAAG TCAAAGCAGGAGAAGCTGGCCTGCAGGGACAAGAGCATGCAGGACCGTCTCCGTCTGGGTCATTTCACTACTGTACGCCACGGAGCCTCCTTCACTGAGCAGTGGACTGATGGCTACGCCTTCCAGAACCTCATCAA GCAGCAAGAGAGAATCAACTCACAGCGGGAGGATAttgagaggcagaggaagctgctgggGAAGAGGAAACCTCCCTCCATGGCCCAGACACCCCCACCCAGCCTGGAACAGAACAAACGAAAGAGCAGGAGCAACGGCCAGGAGAATGAAAC GTTGTCACTGGCAGAATATCATGAGCAAGAAGAGATTTTCAAACTTCGAATTGGTCATTTAAAAAAG gaagaggcagagatCCAGGCAGAGCTGGAGCATTTGGAGCGAGTAAGAAACCTGCACATTCGAGAGCTAAAGAGAATCCATAACGAGGACAATTCACA ATTTAAAGACCACCCCACGCTGAACGACAGATATCTGCTGTTACATTTGCTTGGAAGAGGAGGCTTCAGTGAAGTATTCAAG GCTTTTGATTTGACAGAGCAAAGGTATGTGGCCATTAAAATCCATCAACTCAACAAGAActggagggaagagaagaaggaaaactaCCACAA ACACGCCTGTAGAGAGTACAGAATCCACAAAGAACTCGACCATCCTAGAATAGTCAAACTCTACGACTATTTCTCGCTCGACACGGACTC GTTCTGCACGGTGTTGGAGTACTGTGAAGGCAACGATCTGGACTTCTACTTGAAGCAAAATAAGCTGATGACCGAGAAGGAGGGCCGCTCTATTGTCATGCAGATTGTCAACGCCCTCAAGTACCTCAACCAGATTCGGCCACCCATCATCCACTACGACCTCAAGCCTG GAAACATCCTGCTGGTGAACGGCACAGCTTGCGGAGAGATTAAGATCACAGACTTTGGCCTGTCCAAGATCATGGATGATGACAGCTACAACTCTGCAGATGGCATGGAGCTGACCTCACAAGGAGCAGGGACCTACtg GTACCTCCCTCCTGAATGCTTCGTGGTGGGCAAGGAGCCCCCAAAAATATCCAATAAGGTGGATGTTTGGTCAGTAGGGGTCATCTTCTACCAGAGCTTATATGGACGCAAG CCGTTTGGTCACAACCAGTCGCAGCAGGATATCCTCCAAGAAAACACCATACTAAAAGCCACTGAGGTGCAGTTTCCCCCCAAACCTGTGGTCACCACAGAAGCAAAG GCTTTCATTCGACGTTGCCTGGCTTATCACAAGGAGGATCGTGTGGATGTGCTGCAGTTGGCCAGTGACCCCTTCCTAATGCCCCACATTCGAAGAGCCCTGGGCAGCAGCACACCTCTGGCACCTCCTAttccctccacctccagctgctACAGCAGCAGTGCCTCCGattga
- the LOC130162122 gene encoding serine/threonine-protein kinase tousled-like 2 isoform X2 — protein sequence MMEGLHSQAISLDPRRQELLEARFTGVGVAKSSANSESSNQSLCSAGSLSDRELETPEKKANDQRSRKRKGDIYDSNSQGKGRGHKISDYFEFQHGSPSSTGSAHTDSSSCSSVKTAPTHFCSHKAIQSELTLLKLTALEKDKNSDLEQKEGRIDDLLRANCDLRRQIDEQQKMLERYKERLNKCVTMSKKLLIEKSKQEKLACRDKSMQDRLRLGHFTTVRHGASFTEQWTDGYAFQNLIKQQERINSQREDIERQRKLLGKRKPPSMAQTPPPSLEQNKRKSRSNGQENETLSLAEYHEQEEIFKLRIGHLKKEEAEIQAELEHLERVRNLHIRELKRIHNEDNSQFKDHPTLNDRYLLLHLLGRGGFSEVFKAFDLTEQRYVAIKIHQLNKNWREEKKENYHKHACREYRIHKELDHPRIVKLYDYFSLDTDSFCTVLEYCEGNDLDFYLKQNKLMTEKEGRSIVMQIVNALKYLNQIRPPIIHYDLKPGNILLVNGTACGEIKITDFGLSKIMDDDSYNSADGMELTSQGAGTYWYLPPECFVVGKEPPKISNKVDVWSVGVIFYQSLYGRKPFGHNQSQQDILQENTILKATEVQFPPKPVVTTEAKAFIRRCLAYHKEDRVDVLQLASDPFLMPHIRRALGSSTPLAPPIPSTSSCYSSSASD from the exons ATGATGGAAGGACTTCATAGCCAGGCTATAAGCCTGGACCCACGCAGGCAGGAACTGCTTGAGGCTCGCTTCACAGGAGTTGGTGTGGCCAAG AGTTCAGCCAACAGCGAATCATCAAACCAGTCTCTGTGTAGTGCGGGATCACTGAGTGACAGGGAACTGGAG ACACCAGAGAAGAAGGCCAATGACCAGagaagcaggaagagaaaaggagacatCTATGACAGCAATAGCCAGG GTAAAGGAAGAGGACACAAAATAAGTGATTATTTTGAG TTTCAGCACGGCAGTCCTTCGTCCACAGGCTCAGCCCACACAGACTCTTCATCTTGCAGCTCTGTTAAGACAGCCCCCACACACTTCTGCTCACACAAAGCCATCCAG TCAGAACTGACACTGCTGAAACTGACAGCACTGGAGAAGGACAAGAACTCAGACCTGGAGCAGAAAGAGGGGAGGATAGATGACCTGCTGAGG GCTAACTGTGACTTGAGGCGGCAGATAGACGAGCAGCAGAAGATGCTGGAGCGCTACAAGGAACGGCTTAACAAGTGTGTGACCATGAGCAAGAAGCTGCTAATTGAGAAG TCAAAGCAGGAGAAGCTGGCCTGCAGGGACAAGAGCATGCAGGACCGTCTCCGTCTGGGTCATTTCACTACTGTACGCCACGGAGCCTCCTTCACTGAGCAGTGGACTGATGGCTACGCCTTCCAGAACCTCATCAA GCAGCAAGAGAGAATCAACTCACAGCGGGAGGATAttgagaggcagaggaagctgctgggGAAGAGGAAACCTCCCTCCATGGCCCAGACACCCCCACCCAGCCTGGAACAGAACAAACGAAAGAGCAGGAGCAACGGCCAGGAGAATGAAAC GTTGTCACTGGCAGAATATCATGAGCAAGAAGAGATTTTCAAACTTCGAATTGGTCATTTAAAAAAG gaagaggcagagatCCAGGCAGAGCTGGAGCATTTGGAGCGAGTAAGAAACCTGCACATTCGAGAGCTAAAGAGAATCCATAACGAGGACAATTCACA ATTTAAAGACCACCCCACGCTGAACGACAGATATCTGCTGTTACATTTGCTTGGAAGAGGAGGCTTCAGTGAAGTATTCAAG GCTTTTGATTTGACAGAGCAAAGGTATGTGGCCATTAAAATCCATCAACTCAACAAGAActggagggaagagaagaaggaaaactaCCACAA ACACGCCTGTAGAGAGTACAGAATCCACAAAGAACTCGACCATCCTAGAATAGTCAAACTCTACGACTATTTCTCGCTCGACACGGACTC GTTCTGCACGGTGTTGGAGTACTGTGAAGGCAACGATCTGGACTTCTACTTGAAGCAAAATAAGCTGATGACCGAGAAGGAGGGCCGCTCTATTGTCATGCAGATTGTCAACGCCCTCAAGTACCTCAACCAGATTCGGCCACCCATCATCCACTACGACCTCAAGCCTG GAAACATCCTGCTGGTGAACGGCACAGCTTGCGGAGAGATTAAGATCACAGACTTTGGCCTGTCCAAGATCATGGATGATGACAGCTACAACTCTGCAGATGGCATGGAGCTGACCTCACAAGGAGCAGGGACCTACtg GTACCTCCCTCCTGAATGCTTCGTGGTGGGCAAGGAGCCCCCAAAAATATCCAATAAGGTGGATGTTTGGTCAGTAGGGGTCATCTTCTACCAGAGCTTATATGGACGCAAG CCGTTTGGTCACAACCAGTCGCAGCAGGATATCCTCCAAGAAAACACCATACTAAAAGCCACTGAGGTGCAGTTTCCCCCCAAACCTGTGGTCACCACAGAAGCAAAG GCTTTCATTCGACGTTGCCTGGCTTATCACAAGGAGGATCGTGTGGATGTGCTGCAGTTGGCCAGTGACCCCTTCCTAATGCCCCACATTCGAAGAGCCCTGGGCAGCAGCACACCTCTGGCACCTCCTAttccctccacctccagctgctACAGCAGCAGTGCCTCCGattga